A stretch of the Fusobacterium varium genome encodes the following:
- a CDS encoding ABC transporter permease gives MKKLFKNYKILCLILFTLLLGCSTLVVTIGSVSLKGTDVWKIIINKSLGKEIFIQEWKTSIEIIVWNLRVPRIIMGMTAGGALALVGILMQCLTKNPLASPYILGISAGASTGAVMAILFLGGTFFSVPIGAFVFGTLTAFIVFYFAGAGGFSSTRLVLIGVAVSSLFSGITTLMIMMAPNERELQGAIFWMSGSLGGSNWKYIPFAVISLGISFLLIYPKYRELNILVTGDENAVALGVDVKKIRILIVLVSTFLTGVIVANTGIIGFVGLVIPHITRGLVGGNHKRVIPCAILMGGVFLILTDAVTRTLFVSQEIPIGVITSMFGAPFFLNMLRKKAYRFGGE, from the coding sequence ATGAAAAAACTATTTAAGAATTACAAAATATTATGCCTGATATTATTTACATTACTGCTGGGATGTTCAACTTTAGTAGTAACAATAGGGTCTGTATCTCTTAAAGGAACTGATGTATGGAAAATAATAATTAATAAAAGTTTAGGGAAAGAAATTTTTATACAAGAATGGAAGACCAGTATTGAAATAATCGTATGGAATCTCAGAGTACCCCGAATAATAATGGGAATGACAGCAGGTGGAGCTTTGGCATTAGTTGGAATACTTATGCAGTGTCTTACTAAAAATCCTCTGGCAAGTCCATACATATTAGGGATATCAGCTGGAGCTAGTACAGGGGCAGTAATGGCTATTTTATTTTTGGGAGGAACATTTTTTTCTGTACCTATTGGAGCTTTTGTATTTGGAACTTTAACAGCTTTTATAGTATTTTATTTTGCAGGAGCAGGTGGATTTTCTAGTACAAGATTAGTGCTGATAGGAGTTGCAGTATCTTCTCTTTTTTCTGGAATAACAACACTCATGATCATGATGGCACCTAATGAAAGAGAACTGCAAGGAGCTATATTTTGGATGTCAGGAAGTCTTGGAGGTTCTAACTGGAAATATATACCTTTTGCAGTGATAAGTTTGGGAATATCTTTTTTGTTAATATATCCTAAATACAGAGAGCTTAATATACTTGTGACAGGAGATGAGAATGCTGTTGCTCTGGGAGTAGATGTAAAGAAAATCAGAATATTAATAGTATTAGTATCAACATTTTTGACTGGAGTTATAGTAGCAAATACAGGAATAATAGGATTTGTAGGATTAGTAATACCTCATATTACAAGAGGATTAGTAGGAGGAAATCATAAGAGAGTTATACCATGTGCTATTCTTATGGGAGGAGTATTTTTAATTTTAACAGATGCAGTTACAAGAACTCTTTTTGTTTCACAAGAAATACCAATAGGAGTTATAACCTCTATGTTTGGAGCTCCTTTTTTTCTAAATATGCTGAGAAAAAAAGCATATAGATTTGGAGGAGAATAA
- a CDS encoding ABC transporter periplasmic component has product MLKKLFLLMFVINVVVFGKIPQRAVSASQFTTEILLSIGAENQMAGTAFLDNAILPELEEKYKKIPILSNRYPSKEIFYSVNPDFVTGWRSLSAPANLGTVEELNSNGVEVFFMKSLESRDINDVFSDIMELGKIFGKEKNAENIVFNMKENLEKIKEKLPKEKIRIFPYDGGETAPFVVGGNGIGNTIIELAGGENIFKDIRASFGNGTWEKVLIEDPDMILIIDYGNNTVDKKIEYLKEKSPIKELDAVKNEKFAVIDLVDISAGIRNVDAVKKLAKIFHNIEIE; this is encoded by the coding sequence ATGTTAAAAAAATTATTTTTATTGATGTTTGTAATAAATGTTGTTGTCTTTGGAAAAATTCCACAAAGAGCAGTATCAGCATCACAATTTACTACTGAAATTCTTCTTTCCATAGGAGCAGAGAACCAGATGGCAGGAACAGCCTTCCTTGATAATGCCATACTTCCAGAATTGGAAGAAAAGTATAAAAAGATTCCCATATTATCAAATAGATATCCAAGTAAAGAAATATTTTATTCTGTGAACCCAGATTTTGTTACAGGTTGGAGGTCACTAAGTGCACCAGCTAATTTAGGAACAGTAGAAGAATTAAATAGCAATGGAGTAGAAGTATTTTTTATGAAGTCTTTAGAAAGCAGGGATATAAATGATGTATTTTCTGATATTATGGAATTGGGAAAGATATTTGGCAAAGAGAAAAATGCTGAAAACATTGTTTTTAATATGAAAGAAAATCTTGAAAAAATAAAAGAAAAACTTCCAAAGGAGAAAATAAGAATATTTCCATATGATGGAGGAGAAACAGCTCCTTTTGTTGTTGGAGGAAATGGAATAGGAAATACTATTATAGAATTGGCTGGAGGAGAAAATATATTTAAGGATATTAGAGCAAGTTTTGGAAATGGAACTTGGGAAAAAGTATTAATAGAAGATCCTGATATGATATTAATTATAGATTATGGAAATAATACTGTTGATAAAAAAATAGAATATTTGAAGGAAAAATCACCTATAAAAGAATTGGATGCAGTCAAAAATGAGAAATTTGCAGTGATAGATTTAGTAGATATATCAGCTGGAATAAGAAATGTAGATGCAGTCAAAAAACTGGCAAAAATATTTCATAATATAGAGATAGAATAA
- a CDS encoding putative cystathionine beta-lyase codes for MSIQKSDATKYIHTGNGEFCYKMNKSLTVPETFPIYLSSAYIFDAIEPIDKICEDVSEDGIPTYGYFRLGNPNADAVSEILAAGEGAEKGLVFASGMAAITTSILAVVKPGDHIIASPVIYGETYAFFKHELIRWGVETTFVDFSTHDVADYIRPNTTLIYGETIANPMMSVPNIGHLAEVAHANNALLFIDNTFATSIVAKPIKYGADLVLYSATKYLGGHDDLIGGAILGSKELIKKINYYLGLYGSNLGATESWLLARSLRTLPLRVKKMSENALVLAKFFEGHPKVEKVYYPGLESSPNKILADNQFEGNGYGGMLSVNFNGGMAEINKLIKDLKIVRFVPTLAGVGTTLTYPPRASHRDLNKEELTAIGITMGQIRISVGLEEIEDILKDFEQALAKL; via the coding sequence ATGTCTATTCAAAAAAGTGATGCAACAAAATATATTCATACTGGTAATGGTGAATTTTGTTATAAAATGAATAAAAGTCTAACAGTACCTGAAACATTTCCTATTTATCTGTCATCTGCTTATATTTTTGATGCAATTGAACCAATAGATAAAATTTGTGAAGATGTTTCTGAAGATGGTATCCCTACTTATGGATATTTCAGGTTAGGAAACCCAAATGCTGATGCAGTTTCAGAAATTTTAGCTGCTGGAGAAGGAGCTGAAAAAGGGCTTGTATTTGCATCTGGAATGGCTGCAATTACTACTTCTATTTTGGCTGTAGTAAAACCTGGAGATCACATTATAGCTTCTCCTGTAATATATGGTGAAACATATGCTTTCTTTAAGCATGAATTAATACGTTGGGGAGTTGAAACAACATTTGTAGATTTTAGTACTCATGATGTTGCAGATTATATCCGTCCAAATACAACATTGATTTATGGAGAAACAATAGCCAACCCGATGATGTCTGTTCCAAATATAGGGCATCTTGCAGAGGTTGCTCATGCTAATAATGCTTTACTTTTTATAGATAATACTTTTGCTACATCAATTGTTGCAAAACCTATAAAATATGGAGCTGATTTAGTTCTTTATAGTGCAACAAAATATCTTGGAGGACATGATGACCTTATTGGCGGAGCTATTCTTGGTTCAAAAGAACTTATAAAGAAAATTAACTATTATCTTGGACTATATGGATCAAATTTGGGAGCTACAGAATCATGGCTTTTGGCACGTAGTCTTCGTACTCTTCCTTTAAGAGTTAAAAAAATGTCTGAGAATGCTCTTGTACTTGCTAAATTTTTTGAAGGTCACCCGAAAGTTGAAAAAGTATATTATCCAGGGCTTGAGTCATCTCCAAATAAAATACTTGCAGATAATCAATTTGAAGGGAATGGTTATGGAGGAATGCTTAGTGTGAACTTTAATGGAGGAATGGCTGAAATAAATAAATTAATTAAAGATTTAAAAATTGTTCGTTTTGTTCCTACATTAGCTGGAGTGGGAACAACATTAACATATCCACCTAGAGCTTCTCATCGTGATCTTAATAAAGAAGAACTTACTGCTATTGGTATAACAATGGGACAAATAAGAATTTCAGTTGGTTTGGAAGAAATAGAAGATATTTTAAAAGATTTTGAACAAGCTTTAGCTAAACTTTAA
- a CDS encoding putative cystathionine beta-lyase, with translation MKYNFDEIIDRSKTNSRKWNPEIYKNTYNGKTDLLPLWVADMDFRVAPAILNSLQNVLTHGVLGYTAADNEYFQAIIDWNKNRKNVDLKKEWIIFTNGVVPALNYMIQTFTKEGDSILIQTPVYHPFRISTENNNRKIVTNSLIDTNGYYTVDFNDFEKKIIDNDVKMFILCNPHNPVGRVWTKEELEKMGEICLKHNVLVISDEIHSDLIFKDSKFTSFLTLKDELKNNCIVCTAPSKTFNLAGLQTSLIFIADDEIRKKYKSTLMKIRLETPSTFGIEAIKAGYMHSAEWLDELIDYLDGNRKFIEEYIKENMPGVKYLKPEGTYLAWIDFRNVLKDGETLEEIFEDKAKVAIDYGNWFGEEGTGYIRLNFACPKSIVKEALDRVKNVIFK, from the coding sequence ATGAAGTATAATTTTGATGAAATAATTGATAGAAGTAAAACAAATTCCAGAAAATGGAATCCTGAAATATATAAAAATACTTATAATGGAAAAACTGATCTGCTTCCTTTATGGGTAGCAGATATGGATTTTAGAGTTGCTCCAGCTATACTTAACAGCCTGCAGAATGTACTTACTCATGGTGTACTTGGATATACTGCAGCTGATAATGAGTACTTTCAAGCTATTATTGATTGGAATAAAAATAGAAAAAATGTAGATTTAAAAAAAGAATGGATAATATTTACTAATGGAGTAGTTCCAGCTCTCAATTATATGATACAGACATTTACTAAAGAAGGAGATTCCATTCTTATTCAAACTCCAGTATACCATCCATTCAGAATATCTACTGAAAATAACAATAGAAAAATAGTTACTAATTCTTTAATAGATACTAATGGATACTACACTGTAGATTTTAATGACTTTGAAAAGAAAATAATTGATAATGATGTCAAAATGTTTATTCTTTGTAACCCTCACAACCCTGTGGGAAGAGTATGGACAAAAGAAGAACTTGAGAAAATGGGAGAAATCTGTTTAAAACATAATGTACTTGTGATATCTGATGAGATTCACTCTGACCTTATTTTCAAAGACAGTAAATTTACTTCATTCCTTACTTTGAAAGATGAACTTAAAAATAATTGTATAGTATGCACAGCTCCAAGTAAAACATTTAATCTTGCTGGACTTCAAACTTCTCTTATTTTTATAGCTGATGATGAAATAAGAAAGAAATATAAAAGTACCCTTATGAAAATAAGACTTGAAACTCCAAGCACTTTTGGTATAGAAGCTATCAAAGCTGGGTATATGCATTCTGCTGAATGGCTTGATGAATTAATTGATTATCTTGATGGAAACAGAAAATTCATTGAAGAGTATATCAAAGAAAATATGCCTGGTGTGAAATATTTAAAACCTGAAGGAACTTACCTTGCATGGATAGATTTTAGAAATGTATTAAAAGATGGAGAAACTTTAGAAGAAATATTTGAGGATAAAGCTAAAGTAGCTATTGATTATGGAAATTGGTTTGGAGAAGAGGGAACAGGATATATAAGACTTAATTTTGCCTGCCCTAAATCAATAGTTAAAGAAGCTCTTGACAGAGTTAAAAATGTAATATTCAAATAA
- a CDS encoding putative branched-chain amino acid transport protein, whose amino-acid sequence MEKKKINKLEVLIIGLALFATYFGAGNLIFPSMLGLESGNQWSTGVIAMILSGVFLPVLAIVLIGIKGSVQKITDHVNKKFYTIYVGIIMLFCCCVSIPRTAAVGIEMGLQGIWSGAPYILMVITYFAIAYFFSKDEGSVIDKIGKILTPVMTVILIILTIKGLIAPLGTPAEQSISNPFLHSFIGAYGTGDVLVSFLMANTFLSTIINKGYVGSQVKKITLSAGIIAAILLGIVYGGLFYMGSCVSSQYLPSEISNADLLLTIIRSSGGQIAIYGLCVSVILACLTTAIGQITAVANFFETETHGKISYKILVPVICIFVAFVASFGLDTIVLITTPLFSLIYPIALVLMLLGIFSKFIPNDGGYKGGIYFTIIYVFLDFPSQYGVHISLIENIIKSIPLQSSGFGWLIPALTGAIIGIIVYNKKK is encoded by the coding sequence ATGGAAAAGAAAAAGATTAATAAGCTAGAAGTTCTTATTATTGGACTTGCACTTTTTGCTACATATTTTGGGGCAGGAAATTTAATATTTCCATCAATGCTTGGACTAGAAAGTGGAAATCAATGGAGTACAGGTGTAATTGCAATGATTTTATCTGGTGTATTTTTACCTGTTCTTGCAATTGTTCTTATAGGGATTAAAGGTTCTGTACAAAAAATTACTGATCATGTTAATAAAAAATTCTATACTATATATGTAGGTATAATAATGTTGTTTTGCTGCTGCGTTTCAATACCCAGAACAGCAGCAGTTGGTATTGAGATGGGACTTCAGGGAATATGGAGTGGAGCACCATATATTTTGATGGTAATTACTTATTTTGCAATTGCTTACTTTTTTTCTAAAGATGAAGGTTCTGTAATTGATAAAATAGGAAAAATTTTAACTCCTGTAATGACTGTTATTTTGATTATTCTTACTATTAAAGGCTTGATAGCTCCTTTAGGAACTCCTGCTGAACAATCTATCAGTAATCCTTTTTTACATAGTTTTATTGGTGCATATGGAACAGGTGATGTGCTTGTTTCATTTCTTATGGCAAATACATTTTTGAGTACAATTATTAATAAAGGGTATGTAGGAAGCCAAGTGAAAAAAATAACTCTGTCAGCAGGTATTATTGCAGCTATTCTTCTCGGAATTGTTTATGGTGGGCTCTTTTATATGGGGTCTTGTGTAAGCAGTCAATATCTTCCAAGTGAAATAAGTAATGCAGATCTTCTTTTAACTATTATTAGATCTAGTGGAGGACAAATTGCAATTTACGGTTTGTGTGTTTCTGTCATTCTTGCTTGTCTTACTACAGCAATTGGACAAATAACTGCTGTTGCTAATTTTTTTGAAACAGAAACTCATGGAAAAATTTCATATAAAATACTTGTTCCTGTAATTTGTATTTTTGTAGCATTTGTAGCAAGCTTTGGTCTTGATACTATTGTATTAATTACAACACCTTTATTTTCATTGATATATCCAATAGCTCTTGTGTTGATGCTGCTAGGTATTTTTTCTAAATTTATTCCAAATGATGGGGGATATAAAGGAGGAATATATTTTACAATTATTTATGTATTTTTAGATTTTCCATCACAATATGGTGTACATATTAGTTTAATTGAAAATATAATTAAAAGTATTCCTTTACAAAGTAGTGGTTTTGGTTGGCTAATACCTGCATTAACTGGAGCAATAATTGGTATTATTGTTTATAATAAGAAAAAGTAA
- a CDS encoding putative siderophore receptor has translation MYKKIGILALILSSAIYAEEIQSTKLNESVISTENFETTVRNTAANITIVTAQEIEEKGAQDLADALRMVPGIIAKNYYGNIAFDIGGYSSVHAERNTIITYDGVRITSSQASNIPISSIERIEVIPNGGGILYGDGAMGGVINILSKNIFTKENNKNYYGNLRLEYGSEDSYKYGVDYSVKASEKLTLGVSYSKILKNDWRDDDAKGKLFNRTEEISINAKYKLENGDLNLKYTRNEKLLTGTSDLPEDKYEEDRNQTIGTVGRTLNTSDDWYIKYRQEIGKNTEFLTYANLYERKARNKNTGARKDDYQKKYFKAQIKHTYLDNHYFITGVDYMQEATKPVTSTKDSIKDDYGMFILNEMKFGKFTFGQGLRYNIAKFDFYWDKRDPIPADKKEKHDNKEFKDFAGSLDLKYEYSDTGMVYGKLSRDFRTPLIREMNYTQNGDDLDPQVQTTLEIGVKDFIGDTYFSFSTFYKVTDGEIYYQGYPDLGGTTRFPYFNMGDTKRIGVELLSEQYLGKFTFTESITYLHHEIYKSDFEERKGKEIPFVPNWKLGFGINYKYNDNLNLNADIVYIGKYHDSDDPENIRPKDCGNYSTVDIAANYKFDNGISLVARINNLFDEKYEDYVGYWSNTRQYNPAAGRNYSVGINYTF, from the coding sequence ATGTACAAAAAAATTGGAATTTTAGCTTTGATTCTAAGCTCAGCTATATATGCTGAAGAAATACAAAGCACAAAACTTAATGAAAGTGTTATTTCTACTGAAAACTTTGAAACTACAGTAAGAAATACTGCTGCTAACATTACAATAGTTACAGCACAAGAAATTGAGGAAAAAGGGGCACAAGATTTAGCAGATGCTCTTAGAATGGTTCCAGGAATTATTGCCAAAAATTATTATGGAAACATTGCTTTTGATATTGGTGGATATAGTTCTGTTCATGCTGAAAGAAATACTATCATTACTTATGATGGAGTAAGAATAACTAGCTCACAAGCAAGTAATATTCCTATAAGTTCTATTGAAAGAATAGAGGTTATTCCAAATGGTGGTGGAATTTTATATGGTGATGGAGCTATGGGAGGAGTCATCAATATACTTTCTAAAAATATCTTTACAAAAGAAAATAATAAAAATTATTATGGAAATTTAAGACTAGAATATGGTAGCGAAGATTCCTATAAATATGGAGTAGATTATAGTGTAAAAGCTTCTGAAAAGTTAACTCTTGGTGTAAGTTATTCTAAAATATTAAAAAATGATTGGAGAGATGATGATGCTAAAGGAAAACTCTTTAATAGAACTGAAGAAATTTCTATAAATGCAAAATATAAATTAGAAAATGGAGATTTGAACTTAAAATATACAAGAAATGAAAAACTTTTAACTGGAACTTCTGATTTACCTGAAGATAAATATGAAGAAGATAGAAATCAAACTATTGGAACAGTTGGCAGAACTCTTAATACCTCTGATGACTGGTATATCAAATACAGACAAGAAATTGGTAAAAATACTGAATTTCTTACCTATGCTAATCTATATGAAAGAAAAGCCAGAAATAAAAATACTGGAGCAAGAAAAGACGATTATCAAAAAAAATATTTTAAAGCACAAATAAAACATACTTATCTAGATAATCATTATTTTATAACAGGTGTAGATTATATGCAGGAAGCAACAAAACCAGTTACTTCTACTAAAGATTCCATTAAAGATGATTATGGTATGTTTATTTTAAATGAAATGAAATTTGGAAAATTTACTTTTGGTCAAGGTCTAAGATATAACATTGCTAAATTTGATTTTTATTGGGATAAAAGAGATCCTATTCCTGCTGATAAAAAAGAAAAGCATGATAATAAAGAATTCAAAGATTTTGCTGGAAGTTTAGATTTAAAATATGAATATTCTGATACTGGAATGGTATATGGAAAGTTATCCAGAGATTTTAGAACTCCACTAATACGAGAAATGAATTATACTCAAAATGGAGATGATCTAGACCCCCAAGTTCAAACAACTTTAGAAATAGGAGTTAAGGATTTCATAGGAGATACTTACTTTAGTTTTTCTACTTTTTATAAAGTTACTGATGGGGAGATTTACTATCAGGGATATCCTGACTTAGGAGGGACTACAAGATTCCCTTATTTTAATATGGGAGATACTAAAAGAATTGGTGTAGAACTTCTATCTGAACAGTATCTTGGTAAATTTACTTTTACAGAATCAATAACTTATTTACATCATGAAATATATAAATCTGATTTTGAAGAAAGAAAAGGAAAAGAAATACCATTTGTTCCTAATTGGAAATTAGGATTTGGAATAAATTATAAATATAATGATAATCTTAATCTTAATGCTGATATAGTTTATATTGGAAAATACCATGATTCTGATGATCCGGAAAATATTAGACCAAAAGATTGTGGTAATTATTCAACAGTTGATATAGCCGCTAACTATAAATTTGATAATGGTATTTCTCTTGTGGCAAGAATAAATAATTTATTCGATGAAAAATATGAAGATTATGTTGGATATTGGAGTAATACTCGTCAATATAATCCTGCTGCAGGTAGAAATTATTCAGTTGGAATAAATTATACTTTTTAA
- a CDS encoding putative transcriptional regulator: protein MTLSQMRYVLAVAKTGSFRNAASSLFVTEANISKQIKALENELGICIFTRQSNCSILTGGGQKIIPYFNELLANAAFIEENFSSKYKVDLKFSLSSQHYTFVAIAFSKLVNKFTKDKYHFSLYYEQTIDILRSVQSNRSELGVIIVNCEKIHNFERLFKSYGLKFYSLFQKKVHVFLSSKHPLAEKKTLMVKDLEPYPCIVYAQDEETPNSMMEEVMYFKKFPSKVLFINDLNVSFELISNSLAYDIGTGLLTDNMLGVVNSVVLEDGPDIQIGYLIKEGKKLSPFGKEYIELLETTIEQMRKNSEL, encoded by the coding sequence ATGACTTTGTCACAAATGCGTTATGTGTTAGCAGTTGCTAAAACTGGGTCATTTAGAAATGCTGCCAGTTCACTTTTTGTGACTGAAGCTAATATCAGCAAGCAAATAAAAGCATTGGAAAATGAACTGGGTATTTGTATTTTTACCAGACAAAGCAATTGTTCTATACTTACAGGAGGTGGACAGAAAATTATTCCTTATTTCAATGAATTGCTTGCAAATGCAGCGTTTATAGAAGAAAATTTTTCTTCTAAATATAAAGTTGATTTAAAATTTTCACTGAGTTCTCAGCATTATACATTTGTGGCAATAGCATTTAGTAAATTAGTAAATAAATTTACAAAAGATAAGTATCATTTCAGCCTTTATTATGAACAAACAATAGATATTTTGAGATCGGTACAAAGCAATAGAAGTGAGCTAGGTGTAATTATAGTAAATTGTGAAAAAATACATAATTTTGAACGACTTTTTAAAAGCTATGGATTAAAATTTTATTCATTATTTCAAAAAAAAGTACATGTTTTTTTATCATCTAAACATCCATTAGCAGAGAAAAAAACATTAATGGTTAAAGATTTAGAACCATATCCATGTATTGTCTATGCTCAAGATGAAGAAACTCCGAATTCTATGATGGAAGAAGTTATGTATTTTAAAAAATTTCCTTCAAAGGTTTTGTTTATTAATGATCTTAATGTAAGTTTTGAATTAATTTCAAATTCTCTGGCTTATGATATAGGGACAGGACTATTAACAGATAATATGCTGGGGGTTGTTAATAGTGTTGTACTAGAAGATGGGCCAGATATTCAGATTGGATATCTGATAAAAGAAGGAAAAAAACTTAGCCCTTTTGGGAAAGAATATATAGAACTTTTAGAAACAACTATTGAACAAATGAGAAAAAATAGTGAATTATAA
- a CDS encoding ABC transporter ATP-binding protein codes for MIKVKKLEYSIDNEKILENISVTVKEKKFVGIIGANGCGKSTLLKNIYRFLKYKNGEIIIDSIELSDYKSKALAKKMAVLAQKQNMNFDFTVEEIIEMGRYAHHDSLFTSEKKEIIKEALQSVGLEQMKDRSFLTLSGGEMQRVLIARALAQNSDILILDEPTNHLDIKYQIQVMQLVKKTKKTILAVIHDMNIASSYCDYIYGMKKGKIEIEGKPENVFTKENIKKVFDVECEVAKHPKTNRPLIIF; via the coding sequence ATGATAAAAGTAAAAAAACTTGAATATTCTATAGATAATGAAAAAATACTTGAAAATATATCTGTTACAGTCAAGGAAAAGAAATTTGTAGGAATAATAGGTGCTAATGGCTGTGGGAAAAGTACGCTTTTAAAAAATATATATAGATTTTTAAAATATAAAAATGGGGAAATAATAATTGACAGTATTGAATTAAGTGATTATAAATCTAAAGCTCTTGCAAAAAAAATGGCTGTGCTAGCTCAAAAACAGAATATGAATTTTGATTTTACAGTAGAGGAAATAATAGAAATGGGAAGATATGCCCACCATGATTCATTATTTACTTCTGAGAAAAAAGAAATAATAAAAGAAGCTTTACAGTCAGTGGGGTTAGAACAAATGAAAGATAGAAGCTTTCTCACTCTTTCAGGTGGAGAGATGCAGAGAGTGTTAATAGCAAGGGCATTAGCTCAGAATAGTGATATACTGATATTAGATGAGCCTACTAATCATTTAGATATAAAATATCAAATACAAGTGATGCAATTAGTAAAAAAGACTAAAAAAACTATTTTGGCAGTTATACATGATATGAATATTGCCAGTTCATATTGTGATTATATATATGGAATGAAAAAAGGAAAAATTGAAATTGAAGGAAAACCAGAAAATGTATTTACTAAAGAAAATATAAAAAAAGTTTTTGATGTAGAGTGTGAAGTAGCAAAGCATCCAAAAACTAACAGACCGCTTATAATATTCTAG